A window of Roseiflexus castenholzii DSM 13941 genomic DNA:
ATCGGCAGAATCAGGTACTGCAACGTGCAGCGCAACCCGGAAATGACAAGTGCCAACCCAATGGTGCGCCCTTCCTTCGCTTCTTCCGGCATCACCTCTTCTTCGGCCTGCGGCGGCAGCGTCACAAAGAGCATCCGCGCCATTACGCGATCAACAGCATCTGCAACTGCCATGGCGGTGTCCGTTTCCAGGCCCCTTTCAGGCATGCGTTTCACAAACTATCGATGATTCGGTCGGATGGATTATAGCATGTATCGTTACCGCGCCGGATGCCCCTGACCTGCGACTCGCAAAACATAGAACATGCGCACGGCGATTCGGCATTCTGGCGCTGTGTCAGGCATCCTTGCGTCATACGGTCCCCTCATTGTCCCCGAAACGGTGGAAGCGCAAATGTTCGGCGCGCCTTTGGGAATGCCTTCTGTACGCACCAACGTCGCCCCACCCTTGCCCACTTAGAGGGAACGGTTTCCATGACGAGGGATGGGCGCCGCACCTAAACACCCCTGTTGTTCTCACTCCCCTGAAAGCCGGGCATCCACCTGAACAAGCATGGTCGCCCGTGAAACGCTACACATCCCGACGGCGCCGGTGAATGTGCGCAATCAGAAATGATACGATGCTCAGCATCACCAGAAGAGCGCCTATCGGCACTTCGCTCACCAGACCAAGGGACGGCGACAACGCCATCGCACCACGGACGGCGAGATCAAGGCCGACCAGCAGCACGGCGCCCAACAACCCGGCGGCGATCATCCGTTGCGCGCCAGACGAAGCGACAGCGCCAGCCCAACGCGCTGCAACCTGCCCGATCCAACCGAGAGCGCCGACGGCGACAACAACGGTGGCAACCGTCAGCGTCGCGCCTGCATAGCGCATCCAGGGCAGTCCTGGCTTCGCCGCGCTGACTGCACCGACCGGCGCAGCAACGAGCAGCAGCACCCAGACGCTGCTCCAGGTCTGCCAGTCGCGCTGTTCCAGGCTGCCGAGGCACCAGCGCACCCAGGTAGCGATCCGCACATCGCTTATCAGCAGCCCAAACGCCAGCGCAGGCGCAACCACTGCGATACTCAACCGGGCGACTCGACGCTGCCAGGTGCGCTGCAATCGGCGCTGCACAGCGATAAAAGCAGCAACGCCAATGCCACTGCCGAGCAGCGCTCCCGGCACGCTCCACTGCGCGCTTCCGGCAACAGTCAGCGCAACCGCTGCCCCCAGCGCGCTCAGGGACATCACGCCGCTCCACCCAGGATCGTGCGCCTCTTCATCGTCAGCGATTCGCCCAAGGGTCAGCGCCGCGAGCGCCGCCAGAGCGCCAGCGCAGCA
This region includes:
- a CDS encoding iron chelate uptake ABC transporter family permease subunit — translated: MEQIIRWPSSASRKGFIWFGALGGVLLCVLFAMSLTFGIVMLTPDRLLTVVFAPSADPIATAILFNIRLPRVLLGCCAGALAALAALTLGRIADDEEAHDPGWSGVMSLSALGAAVALTVAGSAQWSVPGALLGSGIGVAAFIAVQRRLQRTWQRRVARLSIAVVAPALAFGLLISDVRIATWVRWCLGSLEQRDWQTWSSVWVLLLVAAPVGAVSAAKPGLPWMRYAGATLTVATVVVAVGALGWIGQVAARWAGAVASSGAQRMIAAGLLGAVLLVGLDLAVRGAMALSPSLGLVSEVPIGALLVMLSIVSFLIAHIHRRRRDV